The Brachyhypopomus gauderio isolate BG-103 chromosome 1, BGAUD_0.2, whole genome shotgun sequence genome includes a window with the following:
- the kcnq1.1 gene encoding potassium voltage-gated channel subfamily KQT member 1.1: MKTLTMTAPVHNATGSWEIGGSSGSGPRDKTQPELEMSETSASFYTGVPPAKTICKKNLSLPVNTACANSNNDEFTVPAIITQRRASHMYGVGYNHRMSIYSNTRPVLTRAYLQGRVYNFLERPSGWKCFVYHFTVFLIVLSCLILSVLSTIDQYQALAQETLFWVEIVLVVFFGVEYVVRLWSAGCRSKYVGWLGRLRFARKPISIIDLIVVVASVIVLSVGSNGQVFATSAVRGIRFLQILRMLHVDRQGGTWRLLGSVVFIHRQELITTLYIGFLGLIFCSYFVYLAEKDAVDSSGVTEFASYADALWWGVVTVTTIGYGDKVPQTWIGKTIGSCFSVFAMSFFALPAGILGSGFALKVQQKQRQKHFNRQIPAAACLIQTSWRCVAIENPDSPTYKMFVRKRPAAQSALPSPKSKKTVKMRRKRKSSEKDSETTSPTIPTITFDPVLDDSGDPSQDTVFSISHSECQRSWTSLSSIPFSPPAVKKGMGVLEVQSPPPLQRNSSFADDLEMEAERDSHLLPVTHVSQLRGSHRAAIRVIQRMRYFVAKKRFQQARKPYDVRDVIEQYSQGHLNLMVRIKELQRRLDQSLGKMSLFQTSSERAKDKGTNTIGSRLNRMEERITHMDRSLTRIAEALNLLVQRETEGSEGAGVGRRGSSHRLARDLSLPTYEQLATPTCAPALEETS, encoded by the exons ATGAAAACTCTCACTATGACAGCTCCGGTTCACAATGCGACGGGTTCCTGGGAAATCGGAGGGTCTTCGGGTTCTGGACCTCGGGATAAAACGCAGCCAGAACTGGAGATGTCAGAAACGTCAGCGTCGTTTTACACCGGTGTCCCGCCCGCAAAGACCATCTGTAAGAAGAACTTGTCTTTGCCCGTCAACACAGCGTGTGCGAACAGTAACAATGATGAATTTACAGTTCCAGCAATTATCACTCAGCGTCGGGCATCTCACATGTACGGTGTCGGCTACAACCACAGAATGTCCATTTACAGTAACACCCGTCCGGTTCTGACTCGAGCATATCTTCAAGGACGTGTGTATAACTTTTTGGAAAGACCGTCGGGCTGGAAATGCTTTGTGTATCACTTTACTGT GTTTCTGATTGTACTATCTTGCCTGATACTCAGTGTGCTGTCTACAATTGATCAGTACCAGGCACTGGCCCAAGAAACACTTTTCTGGGTG GAAATAGTGCTTGTGGTGTTCTTCGGGGTGGAGTACGTGGTGCGGCTGTGGTCGGCCGGGTGCCGCAGTAAATACGTGGGCTGGCTGGGGAGACTCCGCTTCGCTAGGAAACCAATCTCAATAATCG ACCTGATCGTGGTGGTGGCCTCCGTCATCGTCCTATCGGTGGGCTCCAATGGCCAGGTCTTCGCCACCTCTGCTGTCAG AGGAATCCGCTTCCTGCAGATCCTCAGGATGCTTCACGTGGACCGACAGGGAGGCACGTGGCGGCTGCTGGGCTCCGTGGTCTTCATCCACCGCCAG GAGCTGATCACCACGCTCTATATCGGATTCTTGGGCCTCATCTTCTGCTCCTACTTTGTGTACCTGGCGGAGAAGGATGCGGTGGACAGCAGTGGAGTCACAGAGTTTGCCAGCTATGCTGATGCTCTGTGGTGGGGAGTG GTGACCGTGACCACCATTGGTTATGGAGATAAGGTTCCTCAGACCTGGATAGGGAAGACCATCGGCTCCTGCTTCTCCGTCTTCGCCATGTCCTTCTTCGCCCTGCCTGCT GGCATCCTGGGCTCGGGCTTTGCCCTCAAGGTCCAGCAGAAACAGAGGCAGAAACATTTCAACAGGCAGATCCCCGCTGCGGCCTGCCTCATCCAG ACCTCCTGGAGATGTGTTGCCATAGAGAACCCGGACTCTCCCACCTATAAGATGTTCGTGCGAAAGAGACCTGCGGCACAATCGGCGCTGCCCAGTCCAAAATCCAAGAAAACC GTGAAGAtgaggagaaagaggaagagcagCGAGAAGGACAGCGAGACGACCTCTCCCACCATCCCCACCATCACCTTTGACCCGGTGCTGGACGACAGCGGCGACCCCAGTCAGGACACGGTGTTCAGTATTTCACACTCAG AATGCCAGCGTTCCTGGACGTCTCTGTCCTCCATCcccttctctcctcctgcag tgaagaAAGGCATGGGTGTGTTAGAGGTGCAGTCCCCTCCACCACTGCAGAGGAACAGCAGCTTTGCAGATGACCTAGAAATGGAGGCGGAGCGGGATAGCCATCTCCTACCAGTCACTCACGTGTCTCA GCTGCGTGGATCCCACCGGGCGGCCATCCGTGTGATCCAGAGAATGCGGTACTTTGTAGCCAAAAAAAGGTTCCAG CAAGCCCGCAAGCCGTACGACGTGAGGGACGTGATCGAGCAGTACTCGCAAGGCCACCTCAACCTCATGGTGCGCATCAAGGAACTGCAGAGGAG GCTGGATCAGTCCTTGGGGAAAATGTCCTTGTTCCAGACAAGCTCAG AAAGAGCTAAAGACAAAGGCACGAACACGATCGGATCCAGACTCAAcaggatggaggagagg ATCACACACATGGACAGGAGTCTGACGCGCATCGCCGAAGCCCTGAACCTCCTCGTGCAGCGTGAGACAGAGGGGTCGGAGGGGGCAGGGGTGGGTCGGAGGGGCAGCAGCCACAGACTCGCTCGCGACCTCAGCCTGCCCACCTACGAGCAGCTGGCGACCCCGACCTGTGCACCTGCCCTTGAGGAGACCTCCTGA